In the Engystomops pustulosus chromosome 2, aEngPut4.maternal, whole genome shotgun sequence genome, one interval contains:
- the LOC140119845 gene encoding uncharacterized protein yields the protein MEEWEYIEGHKVQYKDIMMEDHQPLTSPDGSSQRNPPERCPSPEHLPDIEKGPERCHSPEDSQDCPEEPEQNIPLDHQVLHVGSFQESCGGRRSGEEIPPSVTEEGDESTRGSHGRPPSSPCGEVEDNQSHLSTEEGNHGDKRQCPKCEKSFSQESNLLIHLQSHREGKSQCEKSSRDQYVKSHKAAKSYLCTECGKCFRCPTQLTEHQRTHTGEKPYLCTECGKCFTLKSHLLRHQRSHTGEKPFLCTECGKCFTLKSNLVDHQRIHTGEKPYSCTECGKCFSQKAHLLLHQRSHTGEKPFLCTDCGKSFIAKASLVIHQRIHTGEKPFSCTECGKCFFQKSHLVYHQKFHTGEKPFSCTECGKCFALKSHLVTHQKSHTGEKPFSCTECGKCFTLKSVLVKHQRTHTGVAV from the exons atggaggagtgggagtatatagaaggacacaaggtccagtacaaggacatcatgatggaggaccaccagcccctcacatcaccag atggatccagtcagagaaatccaccagagagatgtcccagtccggAACATCTCCCAGATATTGAAAAGGGACCAGAGAGATGTcacagtcctgaagattcccaagATTGTCCAGAGGAACCGGAGCAGaacatcccactggatcatcag gtccttcatgttggatctttccaggaaagttgtggtggaaggaggagcggagaggaaatccccccatcagtgacagaggagg gagatgaaagtacaagaggttcccatggacgtcccccctcatctccttgtggtgaagtagaagataatcagtcacatctttccacagaggagggaaatcatggagataagagGCAGTGTCCCAAATGTGAGAAGTCTTTTAGTCAAGAATCAAATCTTCTCATTCATCTTCAAAGTCACCGAGAGGGAAAGTCACAATGTGAGAAATCAAGCCGTGATCAATATGTGAAAAGTCACAAAGCAGCAAAGTCAtatttatgtactgaatgtgggaaatgttttcgttGTCCAACACAACTAAcagaacatcagagaactcacacaggggagaagccatatttatgcactgaatgtggaaaatgttttaccctgAAATCACATCTTTTAcgccatcagagaagtcacacaggggagaagccatttttatgtactgaatgtggaaaatgttttaccctgAAATCAAATTTAGTAGaccatcaaagaattcacacaggggagaagccatattcatgtactgaatgtgggaaatgtttctctCAGAAAGCACATCTTTTActccatcagagaagtcacacaggggagaagccatttttatgtactgaTTGTGGAAAATCTTTTATTGCGAAAGCAAGTTTAGTAAtccatcaaagaattcacacaggagagaagccattttcatgtacagaatgtgggaaatgtttttttcagaaatcacatcttgtttaCCATCAGAAatttcacacgggggagaagccattttcatgtactgaatgtggaaaatgttttgccctgaaatcacatcttgttacacatcagaaaagtcatacaggggagaagccattttcatgcactgaatgtgggaaatgttttaccctgaAATCagttcttgttaaacatcagagaactcacactggAGTTGCCGTTTGA